Proteins encoded by one window of Canis lupus dingo isolate Sandy chromosome 10, ASM325472v2, whole genome shotgun sequence:
- the ASCL4 gene encoding achaete-scute homolog 4 — METRRASGLLPWPRRLGPVPLDLPGTLPRLPPADPLGVPLRLHAACWARARAPGGRGPGLALPLPLACALEPAFLRRRNERERQRVRGVNEGYARLRDHLPRELAQRRLTKVETLRAAIRYIRHLQELLERQARAQDGPAAARTPRPADCNSDGESKASSAPSPCSEPEEAGS; from the coding sequence ATGGAGACGCGCAGAGCGTCCGGCCTGCTGCCCTGGCCGCGCCGCCTCGGCCCGGTGCCCCTGGACCTGCCGGGGACCCTGCCCCGCCTCCCTCCCGCGGACCCCCTCGGGGTGCCCCTGCGGCTGCACGCCGCGTGctgggcgcgggcgcgggcgccggggggccgcgggccgggcctggcgctgccgctgccgctggcCTGCGCCCTGGAGCCCGCCTTCCTCCGCAGGCGCAACGAGCGCGAGCGGCAGCGGGTGCGCGGCGTGAACGAGGGCTACGCGCGCCTGCGGGACCACCTGCCCCGCGAGCTGGCCCAGCGGCGGCTCACCAAGGTGGAGACGCTGCGCGCCGCCATCCGCTACATCAGGCACCTCCAGGAGCTGCTGGAGCGCCAGGCCCGGGCGCAGgacggccccgccgccgcccgcaccCCGCGCCCGGCCGACTGCAACAGCGACGGCGAGTCCAAGGCCTCGTCGGCGCCTTCGCCCTGCAGCGAGCCCGAGGAGGCGGGCAGCTAG